A single window of Archangium gephyra DNA harbors:
- a CDS encoding DUF2381 family protein, producing the protein MASKDIRLWVRERPANALGLDWAWSHSYTPTGETRPASVAVRLRLVNPGAEPWTLAGAALVDSTGEEVDLTRWQEAPIPANGAGAVVVGIKGERAQLGCPCTLKLWEAQGPRTVTFVNVTFPVSQQAAP; encoded by the coding sequence GTGGCGTCCAAGGACATTCGCTTGTGGGTGAGGGAGCGGCCAGCCAACGCGCTTGGGCTGGATTGGGCCTGGAGCCACAGCTACACGCCCACGGGCGAGACCCGCCCGGCAAGCGTGGCTGTGCGGCTGCGCCTCGTTAACCCTGGCGCGGAGCCCTGGACGCTGGCGGGGGCGGCGCTGGTGGACTCGACGGGGGAAGAGGTGGATCTCACCCGGTGGCAAGAGGCGCCCATTCCAGCGAATGGGGCCGGTGCCGTCGTGGTGGGCATCAAGGGGGAGCGCGCGCAGCTCGGCTGCCCCTGCACCCTCAAGCTGTGGGAAGCACAGGGGCCCCGCACAGTCACCTTCGTGAATGTCACCTTCCCGGTGAGCCAGCAGGCAGCGCCCTGA
- the ppsA gene encoding phosphoenolpyruvate synthase: protein MIGRRSRISWPLEARTLGSYVLGFQDLDKTKRLVAGGKGANLGELRKIEGIRVPDGFCISTEAFKRILGEIPSIGDLLEQLSLLKAEDRDKIVGLSGEIRGAIEGRAIPEDILEDITRFLSRLGEEDAYAIRSSATAEDLPTASFAGQQDTYLNVIGKKAILAHISKCWASLFTERAVIYRLQNGFDHRKVHLSVVVQKMVFPQAAGILFTADPVTSNRKVSSIDAGFGLGEALVSGLVNADIYKVRDGALIDKKVSTKKLAIQASSEGGTKERAIEPERQNRQALTDEQILQLASLGRKIEEHFGCPQDIEWCLVGDEFYVVQSRPITTLYPIPEANVQDNHVYMSVGHQQMMTDPMKPLGISFFQATAFRPMYKAGGRLFVDVTQNLASPASREMLLDGMGKHDPLIKDALMTIIERRDFIKSPPDDTKEQSPSKTNKGTSSSEFQPRIENDPKIASELIEKNQASIDALKRNIQTKSGSELLDFIQEDIQELKRILFDPRSAAVFMTAMDASAWLNENIEKWLGEKGVADTLSQSVPNNITSEMGLALLDVADVLRPYPEVLEYIQQAKDDDFLDGLVKFKGGQEARDAIHTYLDKYGMRCAGEIDITRPRWREKPTTLVPMILGNIRNLAPGAGSQKFEQGRQAALKKEQELLERLKQLPDGEKKAEQTKQVISLVRNFIGYREYPKYGMVSRYSVYKQALLKEAERLVRANVIQEKEDIYYLTFEELRDVVRTHKLDYPLISKRKDEHTSYEKLTPPRVITSDGEIIAGRYKRDNLPAGAVVGLPVSSGVAEGRARVVLNVEDAVLEEGDILVTAFTDPSWTPSFVSIKGLVTEVGGLMTHGAVIAREYGLPAVVGVEDATRLIKDGQRIRIHGTEGYVELL from the coding sequence ATGATCGGCCGCCGAAGCCGGATTTCATGGCCATTGGAGGCGCGGACATTGGGTTCATACGTGCTTGGTTTTCAGGACCTGGACAAAACAAAGCGCCTGGTGGCTGGAGGTAAAGGCGCGAACCTGGGGGAACTTCGCAAGATCGAAGGAATCCGCGTGCCGGATGGCTTTTGTATTTCCACCGAAGCCTTCAAACGAATCCTCGGGGAAATACCATCGATCGGCGATCTACTGGAGCAGTTGTCGCTTCTGAAGGCGGAAGACCGGGACAAGATCGTTGGACTGAGCGGTGAAATCCGCGGCGCCATCGAGGGGAGGGCCATCCCTGAGGATATCCTCGAAGACATCACGCGCTTTCTCTCCAGGCTGGGAGAAGAAGATGCCTACGCCATCCGCTCCAGCGCAACCGCGGAGGATCTACCGACGGCCTCCTTCGCGGGCCAGCAAGATACGTATTTGAACGTCATCGGGAAGAAGGCCATCCTCGCGCACATCAGCAAGTGCTGGGCCTCGCTGTTCACCGAGCGGGCCGTCATCTACCGCCTCCAGAACGGCTTCGACCATCGCAAAGTCCACCTGTCCGTGGTCGTGCAGAAGATGGTCTTCCCCCAGGCGGCGGGGATCCTGTTCACGGCCGATCCCGTCACGTCCAACCGGAAGGTGTCCTCCATCGATGCCGGCTTCGGACTCGGCGAGGCCCTGGTCTCCGGCCTGGTCAATGCCGATATCTACAAAGTGCGGGATGGCGCGCTCATCGACAAGAAGGTCTCCACCAAGAAGCTGGCGATTCAGGCCTCGAGCGAGGGCGGCACGAAAGAACGGGCGATCGAGCCTGAGCGGCAGAACAGGCAAGCGCTGACGGATGAGCAGATCTTGCAGCTCGCGAGCCTGGGCCGGAAGATCGAAGAACACTTCGGCTGCCCCCAGGACATCGAATGGTGCCTGGTGGGCGATGAATTCTACGTGGTTCAGAGCCGGCCAATCACCACGCTCTATCCCATCCCGGAAGCGAACGTTCAAGACAATCACGTCTATATGTCTGTCGGCCATCAGCAGATGATGACCGATCCCATGAAGCCCTTGGGAATCTCCTTCTTCCAGGCAACGGCTTTCCGGCCCATGTACAAAGCTGGCGGAAGGTTGTTTGTCGATGTCACCCAGAACCTGGCTTCACCCGCCAGCAGGGAGATGTTGCTGGATGGCATGGGGAAACACGATCCCCTCATAAAAGATGCCCTCATGACCATCATCGAGCGGCGCGATTTCATCAAATCGCCGCCAGATGACACGAAAGAACAGAGCCCCAGCAAGACCAACAAAGGCACGTCGTCTTCGGAGTTTCAGCCGCGAATCGAAAACGATCCGAAAATCGCTTCCGAGTTGATCGAGAAGAATCAAGCATCGATAGATGCGTTGAAGCGAAACATCCAAACGAAATCAGGCTCCGAACTACTCGACTTCATCCAGGAGGACATCCAGGAACTGAAGAGGATTCTATTTGATCCCCGGAGCGCGGCCGTATTCATGACCGCCATGGATGCTTCGGCCTGGCTCAACGAAAACATCGAGAAGTGGCTGGGTGAAAAAGGCGTGGCGGACACGCTCTCTCAATCCGTACCCAACAATATCACCTCGGAAATGGGGCTGGCGCTGCTGGATGTCGCGGACGTGCTTCGCCCCTATCCGGAAGTGCTCGAATACATCCAGCAGGCAAAGGATGATGATTTCCTGGATGGACTGGTCAAGTTCAAGGGTGGCCAGGAAGCCCGGGACGCCATCCATACCTATCTCGACAAGTACGGAATGCGGTGTGCCGGAGAGATCGATATCACGAGGCCTCGTTGGCGTGAAAAACCAACCACGCTTGTTCCCATGATTCTGGGGAACATCAGAAACCTCGCGCCCGGTGCCGGCAGTCAGAAGTTCGAGCAAGGGCGACAGGCGGCCTTGAAAAAAGAACAAGAGCTGTTGGAACGGTTGAAGCAACTACCGGATGGCGAAAAGAAAGCCGAACAGACCAAGCAAGTGATCAGCCTGGTCCGGAATTTCATCGGCTACCGCGAATATCCCAAATATGGCATGGTCAGCCGCTACTCCGTCTACAAGCAGGCCTTGCTGAAGGAAGCCGAACGGCTCGTGCGCGCCAACGTCATTCAAGAAAAAGAAGACATATACTATCTCACCTTCGAAGAGCTTCGCGACGTCGTGCGCACACACAAACTGGACTACCCGCTCATCAGCAAGAGGAAAGACGAGCACACGTCGTATGAAAAACTGACGCCGCCGCGCGTCATCACGTCCGATGGCGAGATCATCGCGGGGAGATACAAGCGAGACAATCTCCCGGCCGGAGCGGTGGTCGGTCTCCCCGTTTCTTCCGGTGTCGCGGAGGGACGCGCGCGTGTCGTCTTGAACGTGGAAGACGCGGTGCTGGAAGAGGGAGATATCCTGGTCACCGCCTTCACCGACCCGAGCTGGACACCGTCGTTCGTCTCCATCAAGGGGCTGGTCACCGAGGTCGGTGGGCTGATGACCCATGGCGCGGTCATCGCACGCGAATATGGCTTACCGGCGGTTGTCGGCGTGGAGGATGCCACCCGGCTGATAAAGGATGGGCAGCGGATTCGCATCCATGGCACGGAAGGGTACGTGGAGCTCCTCTAG
- a CDS encoding sensor histidine kinase, whose protein sequence is MSALATRVLLGLLLAVPANAWALEPGKALTQFPSSTWQTEDGLPQNSILSLVQTADGYLWGGTYEGLVRFDGVRFTVFDPENTPALPDRFIWGLARGQDGTLWIGTGSGLAGMREGTFFRVTPPQGITLSNLRRLLPARDGSLWITTAGHGLLRLSQGHFQVWKAGDGLGSDHVDALAEDAAGNLWVASQGGLLRWDGSAFQKGPAFADTPSRVLSLALDRDGGLWAGTLNGLVYRLREGRMHPVPEASLPGTPIGVLLVDRPGTLWVGSTDRGLLRLAHGQRSVLETPSGLEGDAILALLEDAEGNLWVGTESRGLHRLEDGLFSPYGRPEGVVHDMMAALHESRDGGLWFATQGGGVTRLKQGEMTHWTTREGLPSNRVLSIAEARDGGLWLGTQRGVSRWRAGRLTRSLGEAEGLHGGVRTVHEDEQGTLWAGTHLGLARWSGKRFELLSPRDGWPGASITVLHPRAAGGFWVGSGNGGLGFVREGRFVPLASAETPLTGSILTLHEEAEGTLWIGSTAGLTRWKAGRFTRFTRAEGLFDDAIFQALPDGRGNLWLGCNKGVFRVSQEELDAVAEGRLARVRSRLHGTDDGMRSPECNAVGWPSGLRSRDGRLWFPTIRGAVVYDPNHELAPAAPPPPVLLEEVRVDGRTVPASQWGQLPPGTERVEIHYTSPRLGSPRRLRFRYQLEGLDKDWVEAGPEQRKAGYTHLPPGHYRFRVMALSAEDGQTTPIAELSIHQQPRFHETRLFRAACVLAGALVIAGGMWLRLREHRQRQRQLQARVEERTTELRARLQELQDTRERLVQAEKLAAVGTLASGVGHEINNPLAFIISNLNYVTGELRDLTKREEESERWQEVEQALSEAKVGAERVRRIVADLRTLARAQREPSKEVDLHTLLDVTLATADGQLRPRARVVKEYGTPPTVLGDELRLGQVFLHLLVNAAQAIPEGRADQNEVQVTTRRDERGHAVIEVSDTGVGIPPEVLPHIFEPFFTTRPVGEGTGLGLSICHTHLQAMGGDIQVRSAPGRGTTFTVTLPPCAWPNRLTGSNRS, encoded by the coding sequence GTGAGCGCGCTGGCCACGAGAGTGCTGCTGGGCCTCCTGCTGGCAGTCCCCGCGAATGCCTGGGCCCTGGAGCCGGGCAAGGCGTTGACCCAGTTTCCCTCCAGCACCTGGCAGACGGAGGACGGGCTGCCGCAGAACAGCATCCTGTCCCTCGTCCAGACGGCGGACGGCTACCTCTGGGGCGGCACCTATGAGGGGCTGGTGCGCTTCGACGGCGTGCGCTTCACCGTCTTCGATCCGGAGAACACGCCGGCCCTCCCGGATCGCTTCATCTGGGGCCTCGCCCGCGGCCAGGACGGAACGCTGTGGATCGGCACGGGCTCGGGGCTCGCCGGCATGCGGGAGGGCACCTTCTTCCGCGTCACCCCACCCCAGGGCATCACCCTGAGCAACCTGCGCCGCCTGCTGCCCGCCCGGGATGGGAGTCTGTGGATCACCACCGCCGGTCACGGGCTGCTGCGCCTCTCCCAGGGACACTTCCAGGTGTGGAAGGCCGGAGATGGGCTCGGCAGCGATCACGTGGATGCGCTCGCCGAGGACGCGGCCGGCAATCTCTGGGTGGCCTCGCAGGGCGGTCTGCTGCGATGGGATGGCTCCGCTTTCCAGAAGGGGCCCGCCTTCGCGGACACGCCTTCCCGCGTGCTGTCGCTCGCGCTGGACCGGGACGGCGGCCTCTGGGCCGGCACCCTGAATGGCCTCGTGTACCGGCTGCGGGAGGGGAGGATGCACCCGGTGCCCGAGGCGAGCCTGCCGGGCACCCCCATCGGGGTCCTGCTCGTGGACCGGCCAGGCACGCTCTGGGTGGGGAGCACGGACCGGGGGCTGTTGCGCCTGGCCCACGGCCAGCGCTCCGTCCTGGAAACCCCCTCCGGGCTGGAAGGTGACGCGATCCTCGCCCTGCTGGAGGACGCCGAGGGCAACCTCTGGGTGGGGACGGAGTCGCGGGGACTGCACCGCCTCGAGGATGGGCTCTTCTCCCCGTACGGCCGCCCCGAGGGGGTGGTGCACGACATGATGGCCGCCCTCCACGAGTCCCGGGACGGCGGCCTCTGGTTCGCCACCCAGGGCGGCGGCGTCACCCGCCTGAAGCAGGGGGAGATGACGCACTGGACGACGCGCGAAGGGCTCCCGAGCAACCGGGTCCTCTCCATCGCCGAGGCGAGGGACGGCGGCCTCTGGCTCGGCACCCAGCGAGGCGTGAGCCGCTGGCGGGCGGGGAGGCTCACCCGCTCGCTCGGAGAGGCCGAGGGACTGCACGGGGGCGTGCGCACCGTCCACGAGGATGAGCAAGGCACCCTCTGGGCCGGAACCCATCTGGGGCTCGCCCGCTGGAGTGGGAAGCGCTTCGAGCTGCTCTCGCCACGGGACGGGTGGCCCGGCGCCTCCATCACCGTCCTGCACCCGCGGGCCGCGGGAGGTTTCTGGGTGGGCTCCGGCAATGGCGGCCTGGGCTTCGTGCGGGAGGGCCGCTTCGTCCCCCTGGCATCCGCGGAGACACCGCTCACCGGCTCCATCCTGACGCTCCACGAAGAGGCCGAGGGCACGCTCTGGATCGGCTCCACCGCGGGACTCACCCGCTGGAAGGCGGGGCGCTTCACACGCTTCACCCGGGCCGAGGGGCTCTTCGACGACGCCATCTTCCAGGCCCTGCCCGATGGGCGCGGCAACCTGTGGCTGGGCTGCAACAAGGGCGTCTTCCGCGTCTCCCAGGAGGAGCTGGACGCGGTGGCCGAGGGCCGGCTCGCACGCGTCCGGTCGCGGCTCCATGGGACGGACGACGGGATGCGCTCCCCGGAGTGCAACGCGGTGGGGTGGCCCTCCGGGCTGCGCAGCCGGGATGGCCGGCTGTGGTTCCCCACCATCCGCGGCGCCGTCGTCTACGATCCGAACCACGAGCTGGCGCCCGCGGCCCCGCCGCCACCGGTGCTCCTCGAGGAGGTCCGGGTGGATGGGCGGACCGTGCCCGCCTCCCAGTGGGGCCAGCTCCCTCCCGGCACGGAGCGTGTCGAAATCCACTACACGTCCCCGCGCCTGGGTTCGCCGCGGCGCCTGCGCTTCCGCTACCAGCTCGAGGGCCTGGACAAGGACTGGGTGGAGGCCGGGCCGGAGCAGCGCAAGGCCGGCTACACCCACCTGCCGCCGGGGCACTACCGGTTCCGCGTCATGGCGCTCTCGGCGGAGGACGGCCAGACGACCCCCATCGCGGAGCTGAGCATCCACCAGCAACCCCGCTTCCACGAGACGCGCCTCTTCCGGGCGGCCTGCGTGCTGGCGGGGGCGCTGGTCATCGCCGGTGGGATGTGGCTGCGCCTGCGCGAACACCGCCAGCGCCAGCGCCAGCTCCAGGCGCGCGTCGAGGAGCGCACCACCGAGCTGAGGGCCCGCCTCCAGGAGCTCCAGGACACCCGGGAGCGGCTCGTCCAGGCGGAGAAGCTGGCCGCGGTGGGGACGCTCGCCTCGGGCGTCGGGCATGAGATCAACAACCCGCTCGCCTTCATCATCTCCAACCTCAACTACGTGACGGGGGAGCTGCGAGACCTCACGAAGCGCGAGGAGGAGTCCGAGCGCTGGCAGGAGGTGGAGCAGGCCCTCTCCGAGGCGAAGGTGGGCGCGGAGCGGGTGCGCCGCATCGTGGCGGACCTGCGGACCCTGGCCCGCGCCCAACGGGAGCCCTCGAAGGAGGTGGACCTCCACACGCTGCTCGACGTGACCCTGGCGACGGCGGACGGACAGCTCCGCCCTCGGGCCCGGGTGGTGAAGGAGTATGGGACGCCGCCGACGGTGCTCGGTGACGAGCTGCGGCTGGGCCAGGTCTTCCTCCATCTGCTCGTCAACGCCGCCCAGGCCATCCCCGAGGGACGCGCGGACCAGAACGAGGTGCAGGTCACCACGCGCCGGGACGAGCGGGGGCACGCCGTCATCGAGGTGAGCGACACGGGGGTGGGAATTCCTCCCGAGGTGCTGCCGCACATCTTCGAGCCCTTCTTCACCACCAGACCCGTGGGCGAGGGAACCGGGCTCGGCCTGTCCATCTGCCATACCCACCTGCAGGCCATGGGCGGCGACATCCAGGTGCGGAGCGCGCCGGGACGCGGCACCACCTTCACGGTCACCCTCCCGCCTTGCGCCTGGCCGAATCGGCTCACCGGTTCGAACCGTTCGTAG